The window AGTTTGTCCGTGCCTTCGTCCAAAAGGGCGGCCAGTAGCGGGCCGGACACCACCGCCCAGGGTTGCGCCGGGACGGGGCTGAGGGCCGGAAGTCGTTGATTCACTACGTTGAGGGAGTGCACCAGTGCAGGAAACCACCGCCAACCAGGTAGCAGCCAACGCCACGTCCTCCTTCACTGAACATCTTCAGCGCCAGCGCCCCGATTTATTGCCGTTCGGACAACATGCGGCCGGCCAGCACGTCCAGACGGGCGGTCCCGGGGTGCCTCTGCAGGCGCCCCACGGAACCACCATCGTCGCCCTGACCTACGCGGGCGGGGTGCTGATGGCCGGGGACCGGCGCGCCACCATGGGCAACGTCATCGCCAGCCGGCACATCGAGAAAGTCTTCCCCGCGGACCAATACTCCGTGCTTGGCATCGCCGGGACCGCCGGAATCGCCCTGGACATCACCAGGCTCTTCCAGGTCGAACTGGAACACTACGAGAAAATCGAAGGCACCCTGCTCAGCCTCGACGGCAAAGCCAACCGGCTCGGCGCCATGATCCGCAGCAATCTTCCGATGGCCATGCAGGGCCTCGCCGTCGTGCCGCTCTTCGCGGGCTTCGACCGTCCGGCGGGAAAGGGCCGGCTCTTTTCCTACGACGTCACGGGCGGACGGTATGAGGAACAGGAGCACCACACCGTGGGGTCCGGCTCGATGTTCGCGCGCGGCGCGCTGAAGAAGCTGTGGCGGCCGAACCTGCCGGAATCCGACGCCGTCGCCGTCGCCGTCGAGGCGCTCTACGACGCCGCCGACGACGACTCCGCGACCGGCGGCCCCGACCCCGTGCGGCAGCTCTGGCCGGTGGTCTACATCGTTAACAGGACGGGTGCTTACCGCGTCCCGGAGCGTGAGCTTGCGGCAGTCGCCGGCACCATCATTGAATCCAGGGCCGTGGCCCAGCGGGAGGCCTGAGATGACCCAGCAGTTTTACGTGTCGCCGGAACAACTCATGAAGGACCGCGCGGATTTCGCGCGGAAAGGCATCGCGCGCGGCCGGTCCGTGGTGGTCATCAGCTGCCGTGAAGGGATTGCCCTCGTGGCCGAAAACCCGTCGCCCTCGCTGCATAAGATCGGTGAGATCTACGACAAGATCGCGTTTGCCGCCGTGGGCAAGTACAACGAATTTGAAAGCCTCCGCCAGGCCGGGGTGCGCTACGCGGACGTTCGCGGCTACTCCTACGACCGGGAGGACGTCACCGCCCGGGGCCTCGCGAGCGTCTACGCCCAAAGCCTCGGGGCGGTGTTCACGGCGGAGCAGAAGCCCTTCGAAGTCGAACTCGCCGTGGCCGAAGTCGGTATCTCCCCGGACGAGGACCACCTCTACCGCCTGACCTTCGACGGGTCGATCGCGGATGAGAAAGGCTTCATTGTGATGGGAGGCCAGGCGGACAAGGTGTCCGAGGCTGTGGCCGCGGGCTGGCAGGGCGAACTCGACTTCGCCGGCGCCATCAGGCTGGCCCTGGCCGGGCTCGTCGCGGACAAGGAAGCCGACACCCTGCCGGCGTCTGCGGTGGAAGTGGCGGTGCTGGACCGCGGCTCCGAAAGCAACAGAGGTACGCGCCGCGCTTTCCGCCGGCTCGACGACGCCGACATCACCGCTTCGCTGGGAAGGGAGAACTGAAATGGACAAGCGCATTTTCGGCATCGAAACGGAGTTCGGAATTTCCTATTCGAGCCCTGAGTCCCGCCCGCTCGCCCCGGAGGAGGTAGCCCGCTACCTGTTCCGTAAAGTGGTCAGCTGGGGGAGGTCCTCCAACGTTTTCCTGACCAACGGCTCCAGACTGTACCTCGACGTCGGATCCCACCCGGAGTACGCCACCGCGGAATGCGACGACCTCGCCCAGTTGATCGCGCACGACCGGGCCGGGGAACTCATCCTGGACGACCTCGTCGACGAGGCCCAGGAACGGCTCGCGGCCGAGGGCTTCAACGGCACCGTCTACCTGTTCAAGAACAACACCGACTCCGCCGGGAACTCCTACGGCAGCCATGAAAACTACCTGATCCCCCGGCGCGGCGAGTTCTCCCGGCTTGCTGAGATTCTCATACCGTTCCTCGTGACCCGGCAGCTGATCGCCGGAGCCGGCAAAATCCTCAAGACCCCGCACGGGGCCACGTTTGCGTTTTCCCAGCGCGCCGACCACATCTGGGAGGGCGTCTCCTCCGCCACCACCCGGTCCCGTCCCATCATCAACACCCGCGACGAGCCGCACGCGGACGCAGAGTTCTACCGCCGGCTCCACGTGATCGTTGGCGACTCCAACATGTCCGAGACGACGGCCCTGCTCAAGGTCGGAACCGTGGATCTGATCCTGCGGATGATCGAGGCGGGGGTGATCATGCGCGACATGCGGATGGAGAACCCGATCCGCAGCATCCGCGAAATCTCCCATGACCTCAGCGGCCGGGCACTGGTCCGTCTTGCCAACGGCCGGCAGCTCACCGCCCTGGAAATCCAACGCGAATACCTGGCCAAAGTCACAGCGTTCGTCGCGGAGCAGGGGGCCCATAACGCCCATGTCCTCTTGATCCTGGACCTTTGGGAGCGCACCCTTGACGCGATCGAGAGCGGGGACACCAGCAGGATCGACACGGAAGTGGACTGGGCGATCAAGAAGAAACTCATGGACAACTACCGCGAGCGGCACAACCTGGGGCTGGACGCGCCGCGGATCGCCCAGCTTGACCTGACCTACCATGATATTTCCCGGACCCGCGGGCTGTACTACCTGTTGCAGTCCCGCGGGGCGGTCCGCCGGGTGGTCGATGACACCGCCGTCAAGGACGCGGTGGATGCGCCGCCGCAGACCACCCGCGCCAAACTCCGCGGCGACTTCGTCCGGCGCGCGCAGGAACTGGGCCGGGACTACACCGTGGACTGGGTGCATTTGAAGCTCAACGACCGCGCCCACCAGACCCTGTTGTGCAAGGACCCGTTCCGCAGCGTGGACGAGCGGGTGGACGCCTTGCTGAACTCTATGGGCTGACACCCAGCTTTCCGCGTTATTCTGGAGGGGTGCCGTTCTGCGGCCAACGCTTGCTTTGCTGCTGGCCTGTGCCCGGCAAAGCGTCCACCCTGCCCCGACGAAAGTTTCTACGTGCGCCGACTATTAGCAATTCTTCTTCCCGGGCTGCTGCTCCTGACCGCCTGCGGCGGCGGGGAGCCAGCGGCTCCAGAGCCCACCAGCCAGTCCGCCGGCGATACCGCCAAGCTGGACTCCCTCAAGCTGACGGAGAACGGCGACAAGAAGGCGCCGGGTGTTGATTTCACCAAGCCGCTCGAGGTTACTGAACCTACTGTCAAGGTGGTTACGGAGGGCGACGGCG is drawn from Micrococcaceae bacterium Sec5.8 and contains these coding sequences:
- the prcB gene encoding proteasome subunit beta: MQETTANQVAANATSSFTEHLQRQRPDLLPFGQHAAGQHVQTGGPGVPLQAPHGTTIVALTYAGGVLMAGDRRATMGNVIASRHIEKVFPADQYSVLGIAGTAGIALDITRLFQVELEHYEKIEGTLLSLDGKANRLGAMIRSNLPMAMQGLAVVPLFAGFDRPAGKGRLFSYDVTGGRYEEQEHHTVGSGSMFARGALKKLWRPNLPESDAVAVAVEALYDAADDDSATGGPDPVRQLWPVVYIVNRTGAYRVPERELAAVAGTIIESRAVAQREA
- the prcA gene encoding proteasome subunit alpha, whose translation is MTQQFYVSPEQLMKDRADFARKGIARGRSVVVISCREGIALVAENPSPSLHKIGEIYDKIAFAAVGKYNEFESLRQAGVRYADVRGYSYDREDVTARGLASVYAQSLGAVFTAEQKPFEVELAVAEVGISPDEDHLYRLTFDGSIADEKGFIVMGGQADKVSEAVAAGWQGELDFAGAIRLALAGLVADKEADTLPASAVEVAVLDRGSESNRGTRRAFRRLDDADITASLGREN
- the pafA gene encoding Pup--protein ligase, translated to MDKRIFGIETEFGISYSSPESRPLAPEEVARYLFRKVVSWGRSSNVFLTNGSRLYLDVGSHPEYATAECDDLAQLIAHDRAGELILDDLVDEAQERLAAEGFNGTVYLFKNNTDSAGNSYGSHENYLIPRRGEFSRLAEILIPFLVTRQLIAGAGKILKTPHGATFAFSQRADHIWEGVSSATTRSRPIINTRDEPHADAEFYRRLHVIVGDSNMSETTALLKVGTVDLILRMIEAGVIMRDMRMENPIRSIREISHDLSGRALVRLANGRQLTALEIQREYLAKVTAFVAEQGAHNAHVLLILDLWERTLDAIESGDTSRIDTEVDWAIKKKLMDNYRERHNLGLDAPRIAQLDLTYHDISRTRGLYYLLQSRGAVRRVVDDTAVKDAVDAPPQTTRAKLRGDFVRRAQELGRDYTVDWVHLKLNDRAHQTLLCKDPFRSVDERVDALLNSMG